CCCTTGCGCAGGGACAGGAGGATGAACTCCAGAAACTTCTTGGGGATGTTCCCGGCCTTGGCCAGGTCGGAAATCAATACCGGCTGGGAGGCGGGCTGCCCGGCCAGATGATAGAGCGCCTTGAGCGCGTATTTGGTCTTTTTCGATATCATATCTAGTTGAACTATAGATAAAATAAATATACCCCGACGTCAAGGACTTTTTTTACCTCATCTCTACCCGATATGGGAAAATGCCATGGGGCGCGACCCAGCTCGAAGGCTGGCAGGTTTTTCTCATGGTGCGAGTGGG
This sequence is a window from Oryzomonas sagensis. Protein-coding genes within it:
- a CDS encoding Rrf2 family transcriptional regulator, which produces MISKKTKYALKALYHLAGQPASQPVLISDLAKAGNIPKKFLEFILLSLRKG